In the genome of Microcoleus vaginatus PCC 9802, the window TTTCGGTCACTGGATTGAAGAATTGAAGAATTGACTATGCAAACACTCAGCCATGATTGGTGAACAGTCGTTATTAAAAAGACTGAACTAGCGGTTGAGCGGCAATCGATTCTAGTCCTTGGGACTGCAACAATTGCGTCCACTCGGTCGTCAGCCGCGAATCATCGGGTGCGAGGCGCCGCATTTCGGCTAGAGTAGCAATAGTCTCGTACCAAATCCCATTTTTAGCATAAGCAATCACCTTAGCCATAGGGTCGGGATTTGCCAAATCGCTCTTGAGAGTTGCCTGCGGTTCAATTCGCTGCATCCATCCTTTAACAATATAATCTCCAGAACGCTCCAGAGGATCGCAAGCTAGTGCAAACGACCACACATATCGCTTACCAACCTCAATATTTTTTGTCTGGTCTTTCTCAGAAAGGCTAACTCCAACAATTCCGGCTTTATCATTTTTTAAAGTAGTTTCGTAAACTACTTCGGATTCATCTTCGTTTAGCAAAATAAACTCTACTTGAGCCGCCGGTTGAGAAACATATACAAAAAATGTTGGCGACTCGGTTAGGGTTAAGCCAATATTGCTTTCAGGTATTAAGGGAGTAATGGATAAACCATCCCGTAACTTACAGCCTCGATGCGTCCCCCCTTGCCGGTTGTCGGGGGCTGTTACATCGGGAGGTTTGAAATTAACATTCTGACTCAGCAGAATGGGTGCAGGCACAGCCTGCATCGGTGTAAGCAAACTCGGGAGAGTAACGGCGATCGCCAATACAGTCATCGCCAGTGCAGTAAAATGTATAAAACGTTTCATTTTTCCACCAACTTGTATAAATATTTATAGACCGCATCTCTAATGTTAACCCGGAGTTTTAGCCCCGGGCGCGATCGAGTAAATCGGTCAATTTTCACATCGCCATGGGAAGAGCGACCAAACTTCAAGAAATATCGAGATTTAAAGAGGCGCAACCAGTGGTTGAGCTGCAACTGATTCCAGTCCTTGGGACTGCAACAATTGCGTCCACTTGGCTGTCAGCCTCGCATCCCCTGGTGTCTGGCGCCGCATTTGGGCTAAAGTAGCGAGAGTTTCGTACCAAATCCCATTTTTAGCGTAAACGTTGAGCCTAGTCATCGGGTCGGGATTTGCCAAATCACTCTTGAGAG includes:
- a CDS encoding DUF928 domain-containing protein, which encodes MKRFIHFTALAMTVLAIAVTLPSLLTPMQAVPAPILLSQNVNFKPPDVTAPDNRQGGTHRGCKLRDGLSITPLIPESNIGLTLTESPTFFVYVSQPAAQVEFILLNEDESEVVYETTLKNDKAGIVGVSLSEKDQTKNIEVGKRYVWSFALACDPLERSGDYIVKGWMQRIEPQATLKSDLANPDPMAKVIAYAKNGIWYETIATLAEMRRLAPDDSRLTTEWTQLLQSQGLESIAAQPLVQSF